A single genomic interval of Asinibacterium sp. OR53 harbors:
- a CDS encoding NUDIX domain-containing protein, translated as MEKGGKLFHPGLSLDCVIFGFHDNQLKVLLLKMEHTDHWALPGGFVYKDEALEAAATRVLQERTGINDIFLQQFHVFGDPARSDRKYHSNRLKKLGIQAEKDHWLLNRFITVGFYALVEFSHVTPMPDNTSVACEWQHLHDIGNLFMDHRQILDKALETLRQQLNYQPIGYNLLPDKFTMPELQTLYETILGKKLDRRNFQRRMNSYGILRRLKETRKGGAHKAPYLYSFNLRKYQQALLEGLQGGW; from the coding sequence ATGGAAAAAGGTGGAAAATTGTTCCACCCGGGCCTTTCGCTGGACTGTGTGATCTTTGGTTTTCACGATAACCAGTTGAAAGTATTGCTGCTCAAAATGGAGCATACCGATCATTGGGCCCTTCCGGGAGGATTTGTTTATAAGGATGAAGCGCTGGAGGCTGCCGCAACAAGGGTATTACAGGAACGCACCGGTATCAATGATATTTTCCTGCAACAATTTCATGTGTTCGGCGACCCTGCCAGGTCGGACCGAAAATACCATTCAAACAGGCTAAAAAAATTGGGTATACAGGCTGAAAAAGACCATTGGTTGCTAAACCGTTTCATTACCGTGGGTTTCTATGCACTGGTTGAGTTTTCGCACGTAACGCCCATGCCCGACAATACTTCTGTTGCCTGTGAGTGGCAGCATCTCCACGACATCGGTAACCTGTTCATGGATCACAGGCAAATCCTGGACAAAGCATTGGAGACCCTGCGCCAGCAATTGAACTACCAGCCCATCGGTTATAACTTGTTACCTGATAAGTTTACTATGCCTGAATTGCAAACCCTTTACGAAACCATCCTTGGTAAAAAACTCGATCGTAGAAATTTTCAGCGACGCATGAATAGCTATGGTATCCTGCGAAGGTTGAAAGAAACACGAAAGGGCGGCGCTCACAAAGCGCCCTATCTTTATTCATTCAATTTGCGTAAATACCAACAAGCCCTGCTGGAAGGATTGCAGGGTGGATGGTGA